The Enterobacter kobei genome has a segment encoding these proteins:
- the ptsN gene encoding PTS IIA-like nitrogen regulatory protein PtsN: MMNNDSALQLSNVLNQECTRSAVHCQSKKRALEIISELAAKQLGLPPQVVFEAILTREKMGSTGIGNGIAIPHGKLEEDTLRAVGVFVQLETPIAFDAIDNQPVDLLFALLVPADQTKTHLHTLSLVAKRLADKTICRRLRSAQSDEELYQIITEAEGNQDDA; the protein is encoded by the coding sequence ATGATGAACAACGATTCCGCTCTTCAACTGAGCAATGTCCTTAACCAGGAATGTACCCGCAGTGCCGTTCACTGCCAGAGCAAAAAACGTGCGCTGGAGATCATCAGTGAACTGGCTGCAAAACAGCTGGGCCTGCCGCCGCAGGTGGTGTTCGAAGCGATCCTGACCCGTGAAAAGATGGGCAGTACCGGTATCGGCAACGGCATCGCGATCCCGCACGGCAAACTGGAAGAGGACACCCTGCGTGCCGTCGGTGTGTTTGTGCAACTGGAAACGCCAATTGCCTTTGATGCCATTGATAATCAGCCCGTCGATCTCCTCTTCGCGCTGCTGGTTCCTGCCGACCAGACCAAAACCCATCTACACACGCTTTCGCTGGTCGCTAAACGTCTGGCCGATAAAACCATCTGCCGTCGACTGCGCTCAGCCCAAAGTGATGAAGAGCTTTATCAGATTATCACTGAAGCAGAAGGCAATCAGGATGACGCGTAA
- the hpf gene encoding ribosome hibernation promoting factor — protein MQLNITGHNVEITEALRDFVNAKFAKLEQYFERINQVYVVLKVEKVTHISDATLHVNGGELHASAEGQDMYAAIDGLIDKLARQLNKHKDKLKQH, from the coding sequence ATGCAGCTCAATATCACAGGACACAATGTCGAGATTACTGAGGCCTTACGTGATTTTGTGAACGCTAAGTTCGCGAAACTCGAGCAGTATTTCGAAAGGATCAACCAGGTCTACGTTGTGTTGAAAGTGGAGAAAGTGACTCATATCTCGGATGCGACCCTGCATGTAAACGGGGGTGAACTCCATGCCAGTGCGGAAGGGCAAGACATGTACGCTGCTATCGACGGCTTGATTGATAAGCTTGCGCGACAGCTCAATAAACATAAAGATAAACTGAAACAACACTAA
- the arcB gene encoding aerobic respiration two-component sensor histidine kinase ArcB — MKQIRMLAQYYVDLMMKLGLVRFSMLLALALVVLAIVVQMAVTMVLHGQVESIDVIRSIFFGLLITPWAVYFLSVVVEQLEESRQRLSKLVDKLEEMRERDLKLNVQLKDNIAQLNQEISDREKAEAERQATLEQLKVEMKEREVTQIQLEQQSSFLRSFLDASPDLVFYRNEDKEFSGCNRAMELLTGKSEKQLIHLKPQDVYSEEAAAKVMETDEKVFRHNVSLTYEQWLDYPDGRKACFEIRKVPYYDRVGKRHGLMGFGRDITERKRYQDALERASRDKTTFISTISHELRTPLNGIVGLSRILLDTDLTAEQEKYLKTIHVSAVTLGNIFNDIIDMDKMERRKVQLDNQPIDFTSFLADLENLSGLQAQQKGLRFVMEPTLPLPHKVVTDGTRLRQILWNLISNAVKFTQKGQVAVRIRYDAGDMLHFEVEDSGIGIPQEEQDKIFAMYYQVKDSNGGKPATGTGIGLAVSKRLAKSMGGDITVASQPGKGSTFTLTVHAPAVAEEVEDTFENDDMPLPALHVLLVEDIELNVIVARSVLEKLGNSVDVAMTGKAALEMFTPGEYDLVLLDIQLPDMTGLDISRELTRQYAADELPPLVALTANVLKDKKEYLDAGMDDVLSKPLAVPALTAMIKKFWDTRDEEESTMTSVDSAKAQTILDTAMLEQYIDLVGPKLITDGLAVFEKMMPGYLSVLESNLTARDQKGIVEEGHKIKGAAGSVGLRHLQQLGQQIQSPDLPAWEDNVGDWVEEMKQEWQNDVAVLKAWVDARKK, encoded by the coding sequence ATGAAGCAAATTCGAATGCTTGCCCAGTATTACGTCGACCTGATGATGAAGCTTGGGCTGGTGCGTTTCTCCATGCTGCTGGCGCTGGCGCTGGTCGTACTGGCCATTGTCGTGCAAATGGCTGTCACCATGGTTCTGCATGGCCAGGTCGAGAGTATCGACGTCATCCGCTCTATCTTCTTTGGCTTGCTTATTACCCCCTGGGCCGTCTATTTCCTTTCCGTCGTGGTTGAACAGCTTGAGGAGTCTCGTCAGCGCTTGTCAAAACTGGTGGATAAACTGGAGGAGATGCGCGAGCGCGATCTGAAACTCAACGTTCAGCTTAAAGACAATATTGCGCAGCTGAATCAGGAAATTTCAGATCGTGAGAAGGCGGAGGCGGAGCGTCAGGCCACGCTGGAACAGCTGAAAGTTGAAATGAAAGAGCGCGAGGTGACGCAGATCCAGCTTGAGCAGCAATCCTCTTTCCTGCGTTCGTTCCTGGATGCTTCGCCGGATCTGGTGTTCTACCGTAACGAAGATAAAGAGTTTTCCGGCTGTAACCGGGCAATGGAACTCCTGACCGGAAAAAGCGAGAAGCAGTTGATTCATCTGAAGCCGCAGGACGTTTACTCTGAGGAGGCGGCCGCCAAGGTCATGGAAACGGACGAAAAAGTGTTCCGCCATAACGTCTCGCTGACCTACGAGCAGTGGCTGGATTATCCGGATGGCCGCAAAGCCTGCTTTGAGATCCGTAAGGTGCCCTATTATGACCGCGTAGGGAAACGCCACGGCCTGATGGGCTTCGGCCGTGATATCACCGAGCGTAAGCGCTATCAGGATGCCCTGGAGCGCGCCAGCCGCGATAAAACCACCTTCATCTCCACCATTAGCCACGAACTGCGTACGCCGCTCAATGGCATTGTGGGGCTGAGCCGTATTCTGCTGGATACCGATCTCACTGCAGAGCAGGAAAAGTACCTGAAAACAATTCATGTCTCGGCGGTTACGCTGGGTAATATCTTCAACGATATTATCGATATGGATAAGATGGAACGCCGTAAGGTTCAGCTTGATAACCAGCCGATTGATTTCACCAGTTTCCTTGCCGATCTGGAAAATCTGTCTGGTCTTCAGGCGCAGCAGAAAGGGCTGAGGTTCGTCATGGAGCCCACCCTGCCGCTGCCGCATAAAGTGGTTACCGACGGTACGCGGTTGCGCCAGATCCTGTGGAACCTGATCAGCAACGCGGTGAAATTTACCCAGAAAGGGCAGGTGGCGGTGCGTATCCGCTATGACGCAGGCGACATGCTGCACTTCGAGGTGGAGGACTCCGGGATCGGTATTCCACAGGAAGAGCAGGACAAAATTTTCGCGATGTACTACCAGGTGAAGGACAGCAACGGCGGAAAACCTGCCACCGGGACCGGTATTGGCCTGGCGGTGTCTAAACGGCTGGCGAAGAGCATGGGCGGTGATATTACCGTTGCCAGCCAGCCGGGCAAAGGATCAACCTTTACGCTGACGGTGCATGCGCCAGCGGTGGCGGAAGAAGTTGAGGATACCTTTGAAAACGACGATATGCCGCTGCCAGCCCTGCACGTCCTGCTGGTGGAAGATATTGAGCTGAACGTCATTGTGGCGCGCTCTGTGCTGGAAAAACTGGGCAACAGCGTGGATGTGGCAATGACCGGTAAAGCCGCGCTGGAGATGTTTACACCGGGCGAATATGACCTCGTTCTGCTGGATATCCAGTTGCCGGATATGACCGGGCTGGATATTTCGCGTGAACTGACGCGTCAGTACGCGGCTGACGAACTGCCGCCGCTGGTGGCGCTAACGGCAAACGTACTGAAAGACAAAAAAGAGTATCTCGACGCCGGTATGGACGATGTACTCAGCAAGCCGCTGGCGGTGCCTGCTCTGACCGCCATGATCAAGAAGTTCTGGGATACCCGTGATGAAGAGGAGAGCACCATGACGTCTGTTGATAGCGCAAAAGCCCAAACGATACTCGATACCGCGATGCTGGAACAGTACATTGACCTGGTCGGCCCGAAACTGATTACCGACGGTCTGGCTGTGTTTGAAAAAATGATGCCGGGCTATCTGAGCGTGCTGGAGTCAAACCTGACGGCACGGGACCAGAAGGGCATCGTGGAAGAAGGGCATAAAATCAAAGGGGCCGCCGGCTCGGTCGGGTTACGCCACCTGCAGCAGCTGGGCCAACAGATTCAGTCGCCTGATTTACCCGCCTGGGAAGATAACGTGGGTGATTGGGTTGAAGAGATGAAACAAGAGTGGCAGAACGATGTGGCGGTGCTTAAAGCCTGGGTGGACGCCAGAAAAAAATGA
- the mtgA gene encoding monofunctional biosynthetic peptidoglycan transglycosylase, whose product MSRQSSAGKWVKYLLLRIVLVLAVFWGGGLAVFSILPVPFSAVMVERQLSAWFSGDFGYVAHSDWVSTDEISPWMGLAVIAAEDQKFPEHWGFDVAAIEKALAHNERHENRVRGASTLSQQTAKNLFLWDGRSWVRKGLEAGLTLGMETVWSKKRILTVYLNIAEFGEGVFGVEAASQRYFNKPASRLSMSEAALLAAVLPNPLRFKASAPSGYVRSRQAWIMRQMRQLGGEGFMENNKLM is encoded by the coding sequence ATGAGCCGACAGTCTTCCGCAGGAAAATGGGTGAAATACCTTCTTTTGCGCATCGTACTCGTGCTGGCGGTGTTCTGGGGAGGCGGACTGGCCGTGTTCAGCATTTTGCCAGTACCGTTTTCAGCCGTTATGGTTGAGCGTCAGCTCAGCGCGTGGTTCTCCGGTGATTTTGGCTATGTCGCGCATTCTGACTGGGTGAGTACGGACGAGATCTCACCGTGGATGGGGCTGGCAGTCATCGCGGCGGAAGATCAGAAGTTCCCGGAGCACTGGGGGTTCGATGTGGCCGCGATTGAAAAGGCGCTTGCCCATAACGAACGCCATGAAAATCGCGTGCGCGGTGCGTCTACCCTGTCGCAACAGACGGCAAAAAATCTTTTCCTGTGGGATGGCCGAAGCTGGGTGCGAAAAGGGCTGGAAGCGGGGCTGACCCTGGGAATGGAAACAGTCTGGAGCAAAAAGCGCATTCTGACCGTCTATCTCAATATTGCCGAGTTTGGGGAGGGGGTATTTGGTGTCGAAGCTGCATCACAACGCTATTTTAATAAACCTGCCAGCAGGCTAAGCATGTCGGAGGCCGCGCTGTTAGCCGCTGTACTGCCTAATCCTCTTCGCTTTAAGGCCAGTGCCCCATCAGGCTACGTGCGAAGCCGTCAGGCGTGGATCATGCGCCAGATGCGTCAGTTGGGAGGGGAAGGGTTTATGGAGAACAATAAACTCATGTAG
- the npr gene encoding PTS phosphocarrier protein NPr, whose translation MTVKQTVEITNKLGMHARPAMKLFELMQGFDAEVLLRNDEGTEAEANSVIALLMLDSAKGRQIEVEATGPQEEEALAAVIALFNAGFDED comes from the coding sequence ATGACCGTAAAACAAACCGTTGAGATCACCAACAAGCTGGGAATGCACGCACGCCCGGCGATGAAACTGTTTGAGCTGATGCAGGGTTTTGATGCAGAAGTTCTGTTGCGCAATGATGAAGGCACCGAAGCGGAAGCGAACAGCGTTATCGCCCTGCTGATGCTGGATTCTGCCAAAGGGCGCCAGATTGAGGTCGAAGCCACCGGCCCTCAGGAAGAGGAAGCGCTGGCGGCGGTGATTGCGCTGTTTAATGCCGGGTTTGACGAAGATTAG
- the lptB gene encoding LPS export ABC transporter ATP-binding protein — protein MATLTAKNLAKAYKGRRVVEDVSLTVNSGEIVGLLGPNGAGKTTTFYMVVGIVPRDAGNIIIDDEDISLLPLHARARRGIGYLPQEASIFRRLSVFDNLMAVLQIRDDLTSEQRQDRANELMEEFHIEHLRDSLGQALSGGERRRVEIARALAANPKFILLDEPFAGVDPISVIDIKRIIEHLRDSGLGVLITDHNVRETLAVCERAYIVSQGNLIAHGTPQQILENDHVKRVYLGEDFRL, from the coding sequence ATGGCAACATTAACTGCAAAAAATCTCGCGAAGGCCTATAAGGGCCGCCGTGTCGTAGAAGATGTCAGTCTGACCGTCAACTCCGGCGAAATTGTGGGCCTGCTTGGCCCTAACGGTGCGGGTAAAACCACCACCTTCTACATGGTGGTTGGCATTGTCCCGCGTGATGCCGGCAACATCATCATCGATGATGAAGACATCAGCCTGCTGCCACTGCACGCGCGCGCGCGTCGTGGCATCGGCTATCTGCCGCAGGAAGCCTCTATTTTCCGCCGCCTGAGCGTCTTTGATAACCTGATGGCGGTTCTGCAAATTCGTGACGACCTGACCAGCGAACAGCGTCAGGATCGCGCCAACGAGCTGATGGAAGAGTTTCACATCGAGCACCTGCGCGACAGCCTGGGTCAGGCATTGTCCGGCGGTGAACGCCGTCGTGTTGAGATTGCGCGCGCGCTGGCTGCAAACCCTAAATTTATCCTTCTGGATGAACCGTTTGCCGGTGTTGACCCAATCTCCGTCATCGACATTAAACGTATCATTGAGCATCTGCGTGACAGCGGGCTTGGCGTGCTGATCACCGACCACAACGTGCGTGAAACGCTTGCCGTCTGTGAGCGCGCGTACATTGTGAGCCAGGGCAATCTGATCGCCCACGGTACGCCGCAGCAGATCCTCGAAAACGATCATGTTAAGCGCGTCTATCTTGGGGAAGACTTCAGACTCTGA
- the lptC gene encoding LPS export ABC transporter periplasmic protein LptC, with protein sequence MSKTRRWVIILLSLVALVLIGVNLADRDDTQKEVINNNDPTYKSDHSDTVVYSPEGALNYRLVAQHVEYFSDEGVSWFTQPVMTTFDKDKVPTWSIKSDRAKLTNDRMLYLYGHVEVNALTADSQLRKITTDNAQINLVTQDVTSQDLVTLYGTTFNSSGLRMRGNLRSKNAELIEKVRTSYEIQNKQTQP encoded by the coding sequence ATGAGTAAAACCAGACGTTGGGTTATCATTCTGCTTTCGCTTGTCGCACTGGTATTGATTGGCGTGAACCTGGCCGATCGCGACGATACGCAAAAGGAAGTGATCAACAATAACGATCCAACCTACAAAAGCGATCACAGCGACACCGTGGTCTATAGCCCGGAAGGTGCGCTGAACTATCGCCTGGTTGCCCAGCATGTGGAATATTTTTCCGATGAGGGCGTTTCGTGGTTTACCCAACCCGTCATGACCACATTCGATAAAGACAAAGTGCCGACGTGGTCAATTAAGTCAGATCGGGCCAAACTGACAAATGACCGTATGCTTTATCTGTATGGCCACGTTGAAGTCAACGCCCTGACCGCTGACTCGCAACTGCGGAAAATTACGACCGATAATGCCCAGATCAACCTGGTAACCCAGGACGTGACCTCGCAGGATCTGGTCACACTGTATGGCACAACATTTAATTCCAGCGGTTTAAGAATGCGCGGGAACTTACGCAGCAAGAACGCCGAGCTGATTGAAAAGGTTAGAACCTCCTATGAAATTCAAAACAAACAAACTCAGCCTTAA
- the lptA gene encoding lipopolysaccharide ABC transporter substrate-binding protein LptA, translating into MKFKTNKLSLKVIIASAMLAASLPALAVTGDTDQPIHIESDTQSLDMQGNVVTFTGNVVMTQGTIKINADKVVVTRPGGEQGKEIIDGYGNPATFYQMQDNGKPVKGRASHMHYELAKDLVILTGNAYLEQLDSNITGDKITYLVKEQKMQASSEKGKRVTTVLVPSQLQDKGKGQAPAQKKSN; encoded by the coding sequence ATGAAATTCAAAACAAACAAACTCAGCCTTAAAGTAATTATCGCCAGCGCGATGCTGGCGGCCAGTCTCCCCGCGCTTGCTGTAACGGGCGATACCGACCAGCCGATCCACATCGAGTCTGACACTCAGTCCCTCGATATGCAGGGTAACGTCGTCACCTTCACGGGTAACGTCGTGATGACGCAGGGCACCATCAAAATTAACGCTGATAAAGTGGTCGTTACCCGTCCGGGTGGCGAGCAGGGCAAAGAGATCATTGATGGTTACGGCAACCCGGCCACCTTCTACCAGATGCAGGACAACGGCAAGCCGGTGAAAGGCCGCGCCTCGCATATGCACTATGAGCTGGCGAAAGACCTGGTTATCCTGACCGGAAACGCGTATCTGGAACAGCTGGACAGCAACATTACCGGCGACAAGATCACCTATCTGGTGAAAGAGCAAAAAATGCAGGCCTCCAGCGAGAAAGGCAAACGCGTAACCACCGTGCTGGTTCCGTCTCAGCTGCAGGATAAAGGCAAGGGTCAGGCCCCGGCACAGAAGAAGAGTAACTAA
- the kdsC gene encoding 3-deoxy-manno-octulosonate-8-phosphatase KdsC, with product MSNAGASLATCYGPVSTQMMAKAENIRLLILDVDGVLSDGLIYMGNHGEELKAFNVRDGYGIRCALTSGIEVAIITGRKAKLVEDRCETLGITHLYQGQSDKMAAFNDLLGKLAIAPENVAYVGDDLIDWPVMAEVGLSIAVADAHPLLLPRADYVTHINGGRGAVREVCDLLLLAQGKLDEAKGQSI from the coding sequence ATGAGTAATGCGGGTGCATCCCTTGCAACCTGTTATGGACCGGTTAGTACCCAGATGATGGCAAAGGCGGAAAATATTCGTCTGCTCATCCTTGATGTCGATGGCGTACTCTCCGATGGCCTGATTTACATGGGCAATCATGGCGAAGAGCTGAAAGCGTTTAACGTCCGCGATGGCTACGGAATTCGCTGCGCGCTCACCTCGGGTATCGAGGTGGCTATCATCACCGGGCGGAAAGCTAAACTGGTAGAAGACCGCTGTGAAACCTTAGGGATTACCCATCTGTATCAGGGGCAATCCGATAAAATGGCAGCGTTCAACGATTTACTGGGTAAACTGGCGATCGCGCCGGAAAACGTGGCCTATGTCGGGGACGATTTGATTGACTGGCCAGTGATGGCTGAAGTCGGTCTCAGCATTGCGGTTGCTGACGCTCACCCGCTGCTGCTCCCACGCGCTGACTACGTTACCCACATCAACGGTGGCCGCGGTGCCGTACGTGAAGTCTGCGACCTGCTTCTGCTGGCGCAGGGCAAGCTTGATGAGGCCAAAGGGCAATCAATATGA
- the elbB gene encoding isoprenoid biosynthesis glyoxalase ElbB, with protein sequence MKKMGVVLSGCGVYDGSEIHEAVITLLALAKQGAEVMCFAPDKNQADVINHLTGEPMAETRNVLIEAARIARGEIRPLAQANAAELDALIVPGGFGAAKNLSTFAAEGAACKVDADLKALAQAMHAAGKPLGFICIAPAMLPNIFDFPLRLTIGTDIDTAEVIEEMGGEHVPCPVDDIVVDEENKIVTTPAYMLAQNIAQAAEGIEKLVARVLVLTA encoded by the coding sequence ATGAAAAAAATGGGTGTCGTCCTGAGCGGATGCGGTGTTTATGATGGCTCAGAGATACATGAAGCCGTAATTACCCTACTGGCCCTGGCAAAACAGGGCGCAGAGGTGATGTGTTTTGCGCCAGATAAAAATCAGGCGGATGTCATTAACCATCTGACCGGCGAGCCAATGGCCGAAACCCGTAATGTGTTGATTGAAGCCGCGCGTATTGCCCGGGGAGAAATTCGTCCGCTGGCCCAGGCAAATGCTGCTGAACTGGATGCGCTCATTGTGCCGGGTGGCTTCGGTGCCGCGAAAAATCTCAGCACTTTTGCTGCTGAAGGCGCGGCTTGCAAGGTGGACGCGGATTTAAAAGCGCTGGCGCAGGCGATGCATGCGGCGGGTAAGCCGCTGGGCTTTATCTGCATTGCACCGGCCATGCTGCCAAACATTTTTGATTTCCCGTTACGGCTGACAATCGGGACCGATATCGATACTGCTGAGGTCATCGAGGAGATGGGGGGCGAACACGTTCCGTGCCCGGTCGACGACATTGTCGTGGATGAAGAGAACAAAATCGTCACCACGCCCGCGTACATGCTGGCGCAGAATATCGCGCAAGCGGCTGAGGGTATTGAAAAACTGGTAGCCCGGGTACTGGTGCTGACGGCATGA
- the rapZ gene encoding RNase adapter RapZ produces MVLMIVSGRSGSGKSVALRALEDMGFYCVDNLPVVLLPDLARTLAERQTSAAVSIDVRNMPESPEIFEQAMSNLPDAFSPQLLFLDADRNTLIRRYSDTRRLHPLSSKNLSLESAIDEESDLLEPLRSRADLIVDTSEMSVHELAEMLRTRLLGKRERELTMVFESFGFKHGIPIDADYVFDVRFLPNPHWDPKLRPMTGLDKPVAAFLDRHTEVHNFIYQTRSYLELWLPMLETNNRSYLTVAIGCTGGKHRSVYIAEQLADYFRSRGKNVQSRHRTLEKRKT; encoded by the coding sequence ATGGTGCTGATGATTGTCAGCGGTCGTTCAGGGTCGGGGAAATCCGTTGCCCTGCGCGCGCTGGAAGACATGGGTTTTTACTGCGTAGATAACCTGCCGGTGGTGTTATTGCCCGATCTGGCGCGTACCCTGGCGGAGAGACAAACCTCTGCTGCCGTCAGTATCGACGTTCGTAACATGCCCGAGTCGCCTGAAATCTTCGAGCAGGCAATGAGTAACCTGCCTGACGCATTCTCGCCTCAGCTGCTGTTTCTCGATGCCGATCGCAATACCCTGATCCGCCGCTACAGCGATACCCGGCGTTTGCACCCGCTTTCCAGTAAAAATCTCTCGCTGGAAAGCGCCATCGACGAAGAGAGCGATCTGCTGGAACCGCTGCGTTCACGCGCCGACCTGATTGTCGATACCTCAGAGATGTCCGTTCATGAACTGGCGGAAATGCTGCGTACCCGCCTGCTGGGCAAACGCGAGCGCGAACTGACGATGGTGTTCGAATCCTTTGGCTTTAAGCACGGTATTCCGATTGATGCGGACTATGTTTTCGACGTGCGCTTCCTGCCGAACCCGCACTGGGATCCTAAACTGCGTCCTATGACCGGCCTGGATAAACCCGTAGCGGCGTTCCTCGACAGGCACACAGAAGTTCACAATTTTATCTACCAGACGCGAAGCTACCTTGAGCTATGGTTACCTATGCTGGAGACAAACAATCGTAGCTACCTGACGGTGGCGATTGGCTGTACCGGCGGTAAACATCGTTCGGTCTACATTGCCGAACAGCTGGCCGACTATTTCCGCTCGCGCGGCAAGAACGTTCAGTCCCGTCATCGCACGCTGGAAAAACGTAAAACATGA
- the rpoN gene encoding RNA polymerase factor sigma-54, translating to MKQGLQLRLSQQLAMTPQLQQAIRLLQLSTLELQQELQQALDSNPLLEQADLHDEVDTQQSQDTESLDTADALEQKEMPDELPLDASWDEIYTAGTPSGTRADYQDDELPVYQGETTQSLQDYLMWQVELTPFSDTDRAIATSIVDAVDDTGYLTVTLDDILESMGDEEIELEEIEAVLKRIQRFDPVGVAAKDLRDCLLIQLSQFSKETPWLDEARLIISDHLDLLANHDFRSLMRVTRLKEEVLKEAVNLIQSLDPRPGQSIQTSEPEYVIPDVLVRKHNDRWVVELNSDSIPRLQINQQYASMCTSARNDADNQYIRSNLQEARWLIKSLESRNDTLLRVSRCIVEQQQAFFEQGEEYMKPMVLADIAQAVEMHESTISRVTTQKYLHSPRGIFELKYFFSSHVSTEGGGEASSTAIRALVKKLIAAENPAKPLSDSKLTTMLSDQGIMVARRTVAKYRESLSIPPSNQRKQLV from the coding sequence ATGAAGCAAGGTTTGCAATTAAGGCTCAGCCAACAACTGGCGATGACGCCGCAGTTACAGCAGGCAATTCGTCTGTTGCAACTGTCCACCTTAGAACTCCAGCAGGAGCTCCAGCAAGCGCTGGACAGCAATCCCCTGCTGGAGCAAGCCGATCTTCATGATGAGGTAGATACACAGCAGTCCCAGGATACAGAATCGCTCGATACCGCAGATGCACTCGAACAAAAAGAGATGCCGGACGAGCTTCCTCTGGATGCCAGCTGGGATGAAATTTATACCGCCGGCACCCCTTCCGGTACGCGTGCAGACTACCAGGACGATGAGCTGCCGGTTTATCAGGGCGAAACCACCCAGTCGCTGCAGGATTACCTGATGTGGCAGGTGGAGCTGACCCCGTTCTCCGATACCGATCGTGCCATTGCCACCTCCATTGTCGACGCCGTTGATGACACCGGCTATCTGACCGTCACGCTGGACGACATTCTGGAGAGCATGGGCGATGAAGAGATTGAGCTGGAAGAGATTGAAGCCGTTCTGAAACGTATTCAGCGTTTCGATCCCGTAGGCGTGGCAGCGAAAGATCTGCGCGACTGCCTGCTGATCCAGCTTTCTCAGTTCAGCAAAGAGACGCCATGGCTCGACGAAGCACGCTTAATCATCAGCGATCATCTGGATCTTCTCGCTAACCACGACTTTCGTAGCCTGATGCGCGTTACGCGCCTCAAAGAAGAGGTGCTGAAAGAGGCGGTGAATCTGATTCAGTCGCTCGATCCGCGGCCTGGTCAGTCGATCCAGACCAGTGAACCCGAGTACGTGATCCCGGACGTGCTGGTCAGAAAACATAACGACCGCTGGGTCGTTGAACTGAACTCTGACAGCATCCCTCGCCTGCAAATCAACCAGCAGTACGCCTCCATGTGCACCAGCGCGCGCAACGACGCCGATAATCAATATATTCGTAGCAACCTTCAGGAAGCGCGATGGTTGATCAAGAGTCTGGAGAGCCGAAATGATACCCTGCTTCGCGTGAGCCGCTGTATCGTCGAACAGCAGCAGGCATTCTTTGAGCAGGGCGAAGAATATATGAAACCGATGGTACTGGCGGATATCGCTCAGGCCGTCGAGATGCATGAATCAACCATTTCCCGCGTCACCACGCAGAAGTATCTGCACAGTCCGCGCGGTATTTTTGAGCTTAAGTATTTCTTCTCCAGCCACGTGAGTACCGAGGGCGGCGGCGAAGCGTCGTCAACGGCGATTCGCGCACTGGTGAAGAAGTTGATCGCCGCGGAGAACCCCGCGAAGCCACTGAGTGACAGTAAGTTAACCACCATGCTGTCCGATCAGGGTATTATGGTGGCACGTCGTACTGTTGCGAAGTATCGAGAGTCTTTATCCATTCCGCCGTCAAACCAGCGTAAACAACTGGTCTGA